The following are encoded together in the Methanosarcina flavescens genome:
- a CDS encoding CDC48 family AAA ATPase — protein MEEIQLKVEKAYPIDLGRGIIRLDPTTLLKLQLSPGDIVEIRGKKKTTAKVWRADRQDWDQGLVRIDNFIRQNAGVSIGEKVTIRKVEAPEAKKLVLALPESMTQGGPELQFGEHANEIIKRHILKRPVFRGDIIPIINSMSQPMTESLTTSQVIPLVAVETEPSNTIVLITEATLIELRKKPVQGYEKATRGVTTYEDIGGLGEEIMRVREMIELPMKHPELFAHLNIEPPKGVILYGPPGTGKTLIAKAVANESGASFHYIAGPEIVGKFYGESEERLRKIFEEATQDAPSVIFIDEIDSIAPKRENVTGEVERRVVAQLLTLLDGMVERGQVVVIGATNRVDAIDPALRRPGRFDREIHIGVPDTKDRYEILQIHTRGMPIEGHAETEEAGEAEIGAGEAPERERKEKVDKYLMYLAERTQGFVGADLLALVQEAAMRCLRENLPDLDLEKDAIPPERLEKIIVTRKNFEDALMEAEPSALREIYVEMPTVTWDDVGGLEEAKQAIIEAVEWPIKNPEKFAKMGIKAPKGILLYGPPGTGKTLIAQAVSRESNANFISVKGPEMFSKWLGESEKAIRETFRKARQVAPCVIFFDEIDSVAAMPGMESTDSRTSERVLNQLLTEMDGLESLRDVVVIAATNRPNLLDPAILRPGRFDRLVYIGPPNRKGRLKIFRIHTSNTPLADDVDLETLADITEGYVGADIESVCREAAMIALRENFDTEYVEMRHFREALKKVKPTITENIAQFYEKIEAQFKGGQKLTEPAGYIGYR, from the coding sequence ATGGAAGAAATACAGTTGAAGGTTGAAAAGGCATATCCTATCGACCTTGGAAGAGGAATTATCCGACTTGACCCTACAACCTTACTGAAACTCCAGCTCTCGCCAGGCGATATTGTTGAAATAAGGGGAAAGAAAAAGACCACAGCAAAAGTATGGAGAGCTGACAGACAGGACTGGGATCAGGGACTCGTGAGAATTGATAACTTCATCCGGCAAAATGCAGGTGTCTCCATAGGGGAGAAGGTTACTATCAGAAAGGTTGAAGCTCCGGAGGCAAAGAAACTTGTTCTGGCACTTCCGGAAAGCATGACACAGGGGGGGCCTGAACTTCAGTTTGGGGAACATGCAAATGAAATTATAAAAAGGCATATCCTCAAAAGGCCAGTCTTCAGGGGAGACATTATTCCTATAATAAATTCGATGTCACAGCCAATGACCGAGTCCCTGACAACAAGCCAGGTAATTCCTCTGGTCGCGGTTGAGACCGAACCTTCGAACACAATTGTTCTCATCACGGAAGCCACGCTTATCGAGCTTCGCAAAAAGCCGGTGCAAGGGTACGAAAAAGCAACCCGGGGCGTAACCACCTATGAGGACATAGGAGGTCTCGGGGAAGAGATTATGCGTGTCCGGGAAATGATAGAGCTGCCCATGAAGCATCCTGAGCTTTTCGCTCACCTTAATATCGAGCCTCCCAAAGGAGTTATTCTCTACGGTCCACCAGGAACCGGAAAAACCCTGATTGCAAAAGCCGTAGCCAATGAGTCTGGGGCAAGTTTCCATTACATTGCCGGCCCTGAGATTGTAGGGAAGTTCTACGGAGAGAGTGAAGAGAGGCTCAGGAAGATCTTTGAAGAAGCAACCCAGGATGCGCCATCAGTCATTTTCATTGATGAGATAGATTCTATTGCCCCGAAACGGGAAAACGTGACAGGGGAAGTGGAAAGGCGTGTGGTTGCCCAACTCCTTACCCTGCTTGACGGGATGGTAGAGAGGGGACAGGTTGTTGTTATAGGTGCCACCAACCGTGTAGACGCAATCGATCCAGCACTCAGGAGACCAGGCCGCTTTGACAGGGAAATCCATATAGGTGTACCTGATACAAAGGATAGGTACGAAATCCTGCAGATCCATACAAGAGGTATGCCAATAGAGGGACATGCTGAGACTGAGGAGGCTGGTGAAGCCGAAATTGGAGCTGGTGAGGCTCCGGAAAGAGAAAGGAAAGAAAAGGTAGATAAATATCTGATGTATCTGGCTGAAAGGACTCAGGGCTTTGTGGGCGCAGATCTGCTGGCTCTGGTTCAGGAAGCAGCCATGCGGTGCCTCAGAGAAAATCTACCTGACCTAGACCTGGAAAAAGATGCGATTCCGCCTGAAAGACTGGAAAAGATCATTGTAACCAGAAAAAACTTTGAAGATGCCCTGATGGAGGCTGAACCCTCAGCTCTTAGAGAGATTTATGTAGAAATGCCTACAGTTACCTGGGATGATGTGGGTGGGCTGGAGGAAGCAAAGCAGGCCATTATTGAGGCAGTGGAGTGGCCTATTAAAAATCCGGAAAAGTTCGCTAAGATGGGGATAAAAGCTCCAAAGGGAATCCTGCTTTACGGTCCGCCAGGTACCGGAAAAACCCTGATAGCCCAGGCGGTTTCCAGGGAGTCTAATGCCAACTTCATAAGCGTCAAAGGACCTGAGATGTTTTCAAAATGGCTCGGGGAATCGGAAAAAGCCATCCGGGAAACCTTCAGAAAAGCCAGGCAGGTTGCTCCCTGTGTGATTTTCTTTGACGAGATTGATTCGGTTGCCGCGATGCCAGGCATGGAATCCACGGACAGCCGAACTTCAGAAAGGGTACTGAACCAGCTCTTGACCGAAATGGATGGACTTGAATCCCTCAGGGACGTTGTGGTAATTGCCGCAACTAACCGCCCTAACCTGTTGGACCCTGCAATCCTGCGCCCAGGGCGCTTTGACCGGCTGGTCTACATTGGTCCTCCTAATCGGAAAGGCAGGCTCAAGATCTTCAGAATCCACACAAGTAATACACCACTTGCTGACGACGTGGACCTTGAAACCCTTGCCGATATAACCGAGGGTTACGTGGGTGCCGATATAGAGTCTGTGTGCAGGGAAGCCGCAATGATTGCTCTCAGAGAAAATTTTGACACGGAATACGTGGAAATGCGGCACTTTAGAGAAGCTCTCAAGAAGGTGAAGCCCACCATTACAGAGAACATTGCTCAGTTCTATGAGAAGATCGAGGCACAGTTCAAAGGTGGCCAGAAACTCACGGAGCCAGCTGGTTATATCGGGTACAGGTAA
- a CDS encoding PRC-barrel domain-containing protein yields MSKEFARNLFNKQVMATDGTEIGVLSNIVVEIRGGNIIDMMVIPNPNFDTTRYRKEDNFILIPFDSVSAIKDYIIIDKMKAKA; encoded by the coding sequence ATGTCAAAGGAATTTGCAAGAAACCTCTTTAACAAACAGGTAATGGCTACCGACGGAACCGAGATAGGAGTACTAAGCAACATCGTAGTCGAGATAAGGGGAGGAAACATTATTGACATGATGGTTATCCCCAATCCTAATTTTGACACAACGAGGTACAGGAAGGAGGATAACTTTATCCTGATTCCTTTCGATTCCGTTAGTGCCATAAAAGACTACATAATAATTGACAAGATGAAAGCAAAAGCGTAA